In Streptomyces sclerotialus, one genomic interval encodes:
- a CDS encoding helicase-associated domain-containing protein, which yields MEGLDTLTNALARRTPEELAALLTRHAEPLSRRPAPARLRELAASLWSYETLHQVVLGLDKPGLQVLAVTARLSQERAREAAHGPAAPDPGAGYQSLMAHRLAFPDLAAEPVPVADVHAALEAAGHGGAADQEAVGAALEALYETGLAAPTGDGRVVVPPRTAQLIGGQDLGAFAPSPRTATDAYADADGRSAPADEDALTAESQAAAAALAGALERLLGALAVQPAALRRSGGPAVREIKRLAKAAGISEPRTRLLLDLLLAADLIALTRTPTGTIALPTSGYDDWLGLPPGERLLPVLTAWAGHWAIATWTPFGETPTALERGDDRRAPALRQGVLAALATATGADTEGEPGPGVPIPAPDAPSLEALRPLVAVAAWHRPLAVADEPLILERTAHTLDEAAFLGLVAYGTLTPLGRAFVRAETAVDPAPLRTALRSLLPPPLEQALFQGDLTAIVPGPPSTELSALLALAADRESDDNATAWRFSGASVRRALDAGRTADALIDDLTAVSATGPLPHPLTYLIKDTARTYGRIRVVRAGCCIRSDDAALLHELTAHRALRDLGLRAIAPTVLVSAQEPGPTLDALRAAGYAPALEAETGTTVVERAPTHRSQAPLRKPTDHLAVARSLLGHQQEPAQG from the coding sequence GTGGAAGGCCTCGACACACTCACCAACGCCCTGGCGCGGCGTACGCCCGAAGAGCTCGCCGCGCTCCTCACCCGGCACGCCGAGCCGCTGTCGCGCCGTCCGGCTCCGGCACGACTTCGTGAACTGGCCGCTTCTCTGTGGTCGTACGAAACGCTCCACCAAGTGGTGCTCGGGCTCGACAAGCCGGGCCTTCAGGTGCTGGCCGTGACCGCCCGGCTCAGCCAGGAGCGTGCGCGGGAGGCCGCGCACGGGCCGGCGGCCCCCGACCCGGGAGCCGGCTACCAGTCCCTCATGGCCCATCGCCTGGCGTTCCCGGATCTCGCGGCGGAGCCGGTGCCGGTGGCGGACGTGCATGCCGCCCTGGAGGCGGCGGGGCACGGCGGCGCCGCGGATCAGGAGGCCGTCGGGGCGGCGCTGGAAGCGCTGTACGAGACGGGGCTCGCCGCGCCGACGGGGGACGGCCGGGTCGTCGTACCCCCACGGACGGCGCAGCTGATCGGCGGCCAAGACCTCGGTGCCTTCGCGCCCTCGCCCCGCACCGCGACGGACGCGTACGCCGATGCGGACGGGCGCTCCGCCCCTGCCGACGAGGACGCCCTGACCGCCGAGTCGCAGGCGGCGGCCGCCGCGCTCGCCGGGGCGCTGGAGCGGCTGCTCGGAGCGCTGGCCGTGCAGCCCGCGGCGCTGCGCAGGTCGGGCGGGCCCGCCGTACGGGAGATCAAGCGGCTGGCCAAGGCGGCCGGCATCTCCGAGCCGCGCACCCGGCTCCTCCTCGACCTGCTGCTCGCGGCCGACCTGATCGCCCTGACCCGCACGCCCACCGGCACCATCGCGTTGCCCACCAGCGGTTACGACGACTGGCTCGGGCTGCCGCCCGGTGAGCGGCTGCTGCCGGTCCTCACCGCGTGGGCCGGGCACTGGGCGATCGCGACGTGGACGCCGTTCGGGGAGACCCCGACGGCCCTGGAGCGCGGGGACGACCGCCGTGCGCCCGCCCTGCGCCAGGGAGTGCTCGCCGCGCTCGCCACCGCCACCGGGGCCGACACCGAGGGCGAGCCCGGCCCCGGTGTACCGATCCCGGCCCCGGACGCCCCTTCCCTGGAGGCGCTGCGCCCTCTGGTCGCGGTCGCCGCCTGGCACCGCCCGCTGGCCGTCGCCGACGAGCCGCTCATCCTGGAACGCACCGCCCACACGCTCGACGAGGCCGCCTTCCTCGGGCTCGTCGCGTACGGCACGCTCACGCCCCTCGGCCGGGCTTTCGTCCGCGCGGAGACGGCCGTCGACCCTGCTCCGCTACGCACGGCCCTGCGGTCGCTCCTCCCGCCACCGCTCGAACAGGCGCTGTTCCAGGGTGACCTGACGGCCATCGTGCCCGGCCCGCCGTCCACCGAGCTGTCCGCGCTGCTCGCCCTCGCCGCCGACCGCGAGTCCGACGACAACGCCACCGCATGGCGGTTCAGCGGCGCCTCCGTCCGCCGGGCACTGGACGCGGGCCGTACCGCGGACGCGCTGATCGACGACCTCACCGCGGTGTCCGCCACCGGCCCGCTGCCGCACCCGCTCACATACCTGATCAAGGACACGGCGCGTACGTACGGGCGCATACGGGTCGTACGCGCCGGCTGCTGCATCCGTTCCGACGACGCCGCGCTGCTGCACGAACTGACGGCGCACCGGGCGCTGCGGGATCTTGGATTGCGGGCGATCGCGCCGACCGTGCTCGTCAGCGCGCAGGAGCCCGGTCCTACGCTCGACGCCCTGCGTGCGGCCGGTTACGCCCCGGCGCTCGAAGCCGAGACCGGTACGACCGTCGTCGAACGCGCTCCCACCCACCGCAGTCAGGCGCCGCTGCGGAAGCCCACCGACCACCTCGCCGTGGCCCGGTCCCTCCTGGGCCACCAGCAGGAGCCGGCGCAGGGGTGA
- a CDS encoding SWIM zinc finger family protein, which yields MDDGAAEAGRVAGRARVFPAVAAGGGNGEEFAETWWGRAWLDALESTALDTARLARGRDYASGGHVGRITVAPGRISAPVTGSRPYPYRAELRLRPFPDAVWETFLDGVAARPAHLAALLGRTLPRALAERRDAAGVRLLPGPGDLVPRCSCPDRGHPCKHAAALCFQAARLLDADPFVLLLMRGRDERELLDDLSRRNATHSAHSERAARAALPVVPARAALHVRELPPLPPPLPVPEHPGTPPVLPTADDPAIDPAAVELLAADAAARARACLAAAQAAATAVSGTTAASGAAPTGHVPSPFPAHTLWEDAIRLVAGAHPTSGLTASTREIYRGVAEATGRPVNDVARAVAAWRQGGREGLSLLETTWDPPAGDFDRARSALSAADLPAMRPRHNHLTDADRGIQLRFGHDGRWYPYESDPGAEDWWPTGRADADPVGALTPLLATE from the coding sequence GTGGACGACGGCGCTGCGGAGGCCGGCCGGGTCGCGGGGCGGGCCCGGGTGTTCCCCGCGGTGGCGGCCGGCGGCGGGAACGGCGAGGAGTTCGCGGAGACCTGGTGGGGACGGGCGTGGCTCGACGCCCTGGAGAGCACGGCGCTCGACACGGCGCGGCTCGCGCGCGGCCGGGACTACGCGAGCGGTGGCCACGTCGGCCGGATCACCGTGGCGCCGGGGCGCATCTCCGCACCCGTGACGGGCAGCCGGCCGTACCCCTACCGAGCCGAACTCCGCCTGCGGCCCTTCCCGGACGCCGTGTGGGAAACCTTCCTCGACGGCGTTGCCGCCCGGCCCGCCCACCTTGCCGCGCTGCTGGGCAGAACCCTGCCGCGGGCGCTGGCCGAGCGCAGGGACGCGGCGGGGGTACGGCTGCTGCCGGGCCCCGGGGACCTCGTACCGCGCTGTTCGTGCCCCGACCGCGGGCATCCCTGCAAGCATGCCGCGGCGCTCTGTTTCCAGGCTGCCCGTCTCCTGGACGCGGACCCGTTCGTCCTGCTCCTCATGCGCGGGCGCGACGAGCGTGAGCTGCTCGACGACCTTTCGCGCCGCAACGCCACGCACAGCGCCCACAGCGAGCGAGCGGCCCGCGCGGCGCTGCCCGTGGTACCGGCCCGCGCCGCGCTGCACGTACGGGAACTCCCACCGCTGCCGCCCCCGTTGCCCGTACCGGAGCACCCCGGCACGCCCCCGGTGCTGCCGACGGCCGACGATCCCGCCATCGACCCGGCCGCCGTCGAACTGCTGGCCGCCGACGCCGCCGCTCGGGCCCGGGCCTGCCTGGCCGCCGCCCAGGCAGCCGCCACCGCGGTCTCCGGCACGACGGCGGCCTCCGGCGCAGCGCCCACAGGGCACGTGCCTTCGCCGTTCCCCGCGCATACGCTCTGGGAGGACGCGATCCGGCTGGTCGCCGGGGCGCACCCCACCTCCGGGCTGACCGCCAGCACGCGGGAGATCTACCGCGGCGTCGCCGAGGCCACCGGCCGGCCGGTGAACGACGTCGCGCGGGCCGTGGCCGCCTGGCGGCAGGGCGGCCGTGAAGGTCTCAGCCTCCTGGAGACGACGTGGGACCCGCCGGCCGGTGACTTCGACCGTGCCCGCAGTGCCCTGTCGGCCGCGGACCTGCCCGCGATGCGTCCCCGGCACAACCACCTCACGGACGCCGACCGCGGCATACAGCTCCGCTTCGGCCACGACGGCCGCTGGTATCCGTACGAATCCGACCCCGGGGCGGAGGACTGGTGGCCCACCGGTCGCGCCGACGCCGACCCCGTGGGCGCCCTCACCCCACTGCTCGCGACTGAATAG
- a CDS encoding DEAD/DEAH box helicase — translation MSAGDEAGEFRSTGAAPSGPFLGALASRPVGTAAVARHAAVFLPDELPRAGTIAFWSPDGLPLPEAVGAVEATELKVVRRHGNSVRSRTVPALRMSVADALPLLVQARHDRAAHPATACWGAAAWQALHLVARGRMLPGLTAGDLDAWRAGPLDAEDAAQLRAIAAAMPAEAYAVPVPGSKPLQLHAPNALVRAFIDAVVDALPRTPAAAHVAGAPFAAAEPQRLPGARDWAAEVAVGVDSGVRISLRLDLAAHELFDLSVDAEKETDEGTTDADGSKEADGPTGADGATDADDGTDAEREAESGTNAHGESGRAGAAAAVLQVSHLTDPTLVADARQLWDGEAPDGFGPRAQVDTLLALRRAARVWPPLGRLLDRPVPDVLSLDEEELYELLGDAAPRLKAAGVAVHWPKELARGLTASAVLRPAPGSAADGFGFFDAERLLRFEWQLALGGSPLSDAEMSVLAEAHRPLVRLRDQWVLVDPALVRKARKRELGYLDPTEALAVTLAGETEVDGESVEVVPLGALAALRTRLTSDAAPLEKPAALQATLRDYQLRGLAWLDRMTALGLGGCLADDMGLGKTVTTIALHLHRDRPDPTLVVCPASLLGNWQREIERFAPGVHVRRFHGTGRTLEDLQKGGFVLTTYGTMRSSAKRLAECSWGLVVADEAQHVKNPQSSTAKALRTIKAPARVALTGTPVENNLSELWALLDWTTPGLLGPLKTFRALHARDIEGGEVPGAAERLARLVRPFILRRKKSDPGIAPELPPKTETDHPVPLGREQVALYEAAVRETLARIEAADGMARRGLVMKLLTELKQICNHPAQYLKEAAPGLTARSGKLELLDELLDTILAEDGATLIFTQYVEMARLLEEHLGARGIPTQLLHGGTPVAQREAMVDRFQAGEVPVFLLSLKAAGTGLNLTRAGHVIHYDRWWNPAVEEQATDRAYRIGQTQPVQVHRLVTEGTVEDRIAELLTAKRSLAEAVLTGGEAALTELTDAELADLVTLRRAA, via the coding sequence ATGAGCGCGGGGGATGAGGCCGGGGAGTTCCGGTCCACCGGCGCCGCGCCGTCAGGTCCGTTCCTCGGCGCCCTGGCGAGCCGGCCCGTGGGGACGGCGGCAGTCGCTCGGCATGCAGCGGTGTTCCTGCCGGACGAGCTGCCGCGGGCCGGGACGATCGCTTTCTGGAGTCCGGACGGCTTGCCGTTGCCCGAGGCCGTCGGAGCGGTGGAAGCCACGGAGCTGAAGGTCGTGCGGCGGCACGGCAACTCCGTCCGCAGCCGTACGGTTCCCGCGCTGCGGATGTCCGTCGCCGACGCCTTGCCGTTGCTGGTGCAGGCCCGGCACGACCGGGCGGCGCACCCGGCCACCGCTTGCTGGGGAGCGGCCGCTTGGCAGGCGCTGCACCTCGTGGCGCGCGGTCGCATGCTTCCGGGGCTCACCGCCGGGGATCTGGATGCCTGGCGCGCCGGTCCGCTGGATGCCGAGGATGCCGCCCAGCTGCGGGCGATCGCTGCCGCCATGCCCGCGGAGGCTTACGCCGTCCCGGTACCCGGCAGTAAGCCCCTTCAGCTGCATGCGCCGAACGCACTGGTCCGCGCCTTCATCGACGCCGTCGTCGACGCCCTGCCGCGCACGCCGGCAGCAGCACATGTGGCGGGCGCGCCGTTCGCCGCAGCGGAGCCGCAGCGGTTGCCCGGCGCGCGGGACTGGGCGGCGGAGGTCGCCGTGGGCGTGGACAGCGGGGTGCGGATCTCGCTGCGGCTGGACCTGGCCGCGCACGAACTGTTCGACCTCTCGGTGGACGCGGAGAAAGAGACGGACGAGGGGACCACGGACGCGGACGGGTCCAAGGAGGCGGACGGGCCCACGGGCGCTGATGGCGCCACGGATGCTGACGACGGGACGGACGCGGAGAGGGAAGCGGAGAGCGGGACGAACGCCCACGGGGAGAGCGGCAGGGCCGGGGCCGCGGCGGCGGTGCTCCAGGTCAGCCATCTCACCGATCCGACGCTGGTCGCGGATGCGCGGCAGCTGTGGGACGGGGAGGCGCCCGACGGTTTCGGGCCGCGCGCCCAGGTGGACACGCTGCTCGCACTCCGCCGGGCGGCCCGGGTCTGGCCGCCGCTGGGCCGGCTCCTGGACCGGCCTGTCCCCGATGTGCTGTCACTGGACGAGGAAGAGCTGTACGAACTGCTGGGTGACGCGGCGCCGCGCCTGAAGGCAGCGGGTGTCGCCGTCCACTGGCCCAAGGAGCTGGCGCGGGGGCTGACCGCGAGCGCTGTCCTGCGGCCCGCGCCGGGGTCGGCGGCCGACGGGTTCGGGTTCTTCGATGCCGAACGGCTGCTGCGTTTCGAATGGCAGTTGGCGCTCGGCGGCTCCCCCTTGAGTGACGCGGAGATGAGCGTGCTCGCCGAGGCGCACCGGCCCCTCGTACGGCTGCGTGACCAGTGGGTACTGGTGGACCCCGCACTCGTACGCAAGGCCCGGAAACGGGAGCTGGGGTACCTCGACCCCACCGAAGCGCTCGCCGTGACGCTCGCCGGGGAGACCGAGGTCGACGGGGAGAGCGTCGAGGTCGTACCGCTCGGAGCGCTCGCCGCCCTCCGTACGCGCCTCACCTCCGATGCCGCGCCCCTGGAGAAGCCCGCCGCGCTGCAGGCCACCCTCCGCGACTACCAGCTGCGCGGTCTGGCCTGGCTGGACCGCATGACCGCACTTGGGCTCGGTGGCTGCCTCGCCGACGACATGGGCCTGGGCAAGACCGTCACCACCATCGCCCTGCACCTCCATCGGGACCGTCCCGACCCCACCCTCGTGGTCTGCCCGGCCTCGTTGCTCGGGAACTGGCAGCGGGAGATCGAGCGGTTCGCCCCCGGCGTGCACGTACGGCGCTTCCACGGCACCGGCCGCACTCTGGAGGACCTGCAGAAGGGCGGCTTCGTCCTCACCACGTACGGCACCATGCGCAGCAGCGCCAAGAGGCTGGCCGAGTGTTCCTGGGGGCTGGTCGTCGCCGACGAGGCGCAGCACGTGAAGAATCCGCAGTCGTCCACGGCCAAGGCGCTGCGCACGATCAAGGCACCCGCCCGGGTGGCGCTCACCGGCACGCCCGTGGAGAACAACCTCTCCGAGCTGTGGGCCCTGCTCGACTGGACGACCCCCGGACTGCTCGGGCCGCTCAAGACCTTCCGGGCACTGCACGCGCGCGACATCGAAGGCGGGGAGGTGCCCGGTGCAGCGGAGCGCCTCGCCCGGCTCGTCCGGCCCTTCATCCTCCGCCGGAAGAAGTCCGACCCCGGCATCGCCCCCGAACTGCCGCCGAAGACGGAGACCGACCATCCGGTGCCGCTCGGCCGGGAGCAGGTGGCGCTGTACGAAGCGGCCGTGCGCGAGACGCTCGCCCGTATCGAGGCGGCTGACGGCATGGCGCGGCGCGGCCTGGTGATGAAGCTGCTCACCGAGCTCAAGCAGATCTGCAACCACCCCGCGCAGTACCTCAAGGAGGCCGCGCCCGGTCTCACCGCGCGCTCCGGAAAGCTCGAACTGCTCGACGAACTGCTGGACACGATCCTCGCGGAGGACGGCGCGACGCTGATCTTCACGCAGTACGTGGAGATGGCGCGCCTTCTCGAAGAGCACCTCGGCGCGCGCGGCATCCCCACCCAGTTGCTGCACGGGGGGACACCCGTCGCCCAGCGGGAGGCGATGGTCGACCGCTTCCAGGCAGGGGAAGTGCCGGTGTTCCTGCTGTCGTTGAAGGCGGCGGGCACGGGGCTGAACCTCACCCGGGCCGGGCATGTGATCCATTACGACCGCTGGTGGAATCCGGCCGTCGAGGAGCAGGCGACGGACCGGGCCTACCGCATCGGACAGACGCAGCCCGTCCAGGTGCACCGGCTGGTCACGGAGGGGACGGTGGAGGACCGCATCGCCGAACTGCTCACCGCGAAGCGTTCCTTGGCCGAGGCCGTGCTCACCGGCGGCGAAGCGGCCCTGACCGAACTCACCGACGCGGAGCTCGCCGACCTGGTCACGCTGAGGAGGGCGGCATGA
- a CDS encoding uridine kinase: protein MRLEAITWERLTDALAEEAAGRTAQDGSPWLRVGIDAAPAARPGELAGRLADALRLRGRSVQKSGTYGFLRPASLRLEYGRHDPDAYYGEWFDRQALWREVFNPLEAGGSGRVLPDLWDPERDRATRSPYVQLPPGGVLLLHGPLLLGQWFPFDLTVHLALSPGALERRTDASERWTLPAFERYEAEVAPQETADVVVRADDPRRPAWSGIGRPGGA from the coding sequence GTGCGGCTGGAAGCGATCACATGGGAACGGCTGACCGACGCGCTCGCCGAGGAGGCGGCGGGCAGGACGGCACAGGACGGCAGTCCGTGGCTGCGCGTGGGTATCGACGCGGCCCCGGCCGCGCGCCCCGGAGAGCTGGCCGGACGGCTCGCCGACGCGCTGCGGCTGCGCGGCCGGTCCGTGCAGAAGAGCGGCACCTACGGGTTCCTGCGGCCGGCGTCGCTGCGCCTGGAGTACGGGCGGCACGACCCGGACGCGTACTACGGCGAGTGGTTCGACCGGCAGGCACTGTGGCGGGAGGTCTTCAACCCGCTGGAGGCCGGGGGCAGCGGCCGCGTCCTCCCCGACCTGTGGGACCCCGAGCGGGACCGTGCGACGCGCAGCCCGTATGTCCAGCTGCCGCCCGGCGGCGTACTGCTGCTGCACGGGCCGCTGCTGCTCGGACAGTGGTTCCCGTTCGACCTGACCGTGCACCTCGCCCTCTCGCCGGGCGCGCTGGAGCGGCGGACGGACGCGAGCGAGCGGTGGACGCTGCCGGCGTTCGAGCGGTACGAGGCGGAGGTCGCGCCCCAGGAGACGGCCGACGTGGTCGTACGGGCCGACGATCCGCGGCGCCCCGCATGGAGCGGCATCGGGCGGCCCGGCGGCGCCTGA
- a CDS encoding DUF6343 family protein, with protein MRTGSEPTEARSPLRTRRALALWGLVWAAAGAVLFAMADRPGWAAGCAVVAAVAATDLAIVCRHIRQGPHYQPGKDVPPYEPDRGRNVGGGRNVGRGHDR; from the coding sequence ATGCGTACGGGCAGTGAGCCCACAGAGGCAAGGAGTCCACTGAGGACGCGTCGGGCGCTGGCCCTGTGGGGGCTGGTGTGGGCCGCGGCCGGAGCCGTCCTCTTCGCAATGGCCGATCGTCCTGGCTGGGCTGCCGGATGCGCGGTGGTCGCAGCGGTGGCCGCCACGGACCTTGCGATCGTATGCCGGCACATACGTCAGGGTCCGCACTATCAGCCGGGCAAGGACGTACCACCGTACGAACCGGACCGCGGCCGGAACGTCGGGGGCGGCCGGAACGTCGGACGCGGCCACGACCGGTGA
- the coaE gene encoding dephospho-CoA kinase produces the protein MVKVGLTGGIGAGKSEVSRLLASYGAVIVDADKIAREVVEPGTPGLAAVVEAFGTDVLTPDGTLDRPALGALVFADPDKLKALNAIVHPLVGTRSAELEAAAGEDAVVVHDVPLLTENGLAPLYDVIVVVDAAPETQLRRLVALRGMTEDEAKARMSAQADREQRLAIADLVIDNDGPLEALEPQVREVWERLQAR, from the coding sequence ATGGTGAAGGTGGGCCTCACGGGCGGCATCGGTGCGGGGAAGAGCGAGGTGTCACGGCTGCTCGCGTCGTACGGCGCGGTGATCGTGGACGCGGACAAGATCGCACGAGAGGTCGTCGAGCCGGGCACACCCGGCCTCGCCGCCGTCGTCGAAGCCTTCGGTACGGACGTACTGACCCCGGACGGCACCCTGGACCGGCCCGCACTGGGTGCCCTAGTCTTCGCCGACCCCGACAAGCTCAAGGCGCTCAACGCCATCGTGCACCCCCTCGTCGGGACCCGCTCCGCCGAACTGGAAGCCGCGGCCGGTGAAGACGCGGTCGTCGTCCATGACGTGCCCCTGCTGACCGAGAACGGCCTCGCGCCTCTGTACGACGTGATCGTCGTGGTCGACGCCGCCCCTGAGACGCAGCTGCGCCGCCTGGTGGCACTGCGCGGCATGACCGAGGACGAGGCGAAGGCCCGGATGAGCGCCCAGGCCGACCGGGAGCAGCGCCTCGCGATCGCGGACCTCGTGATCGACAACGACGGCCCGCTCGAAGCCCTGGAGCCGCAAGTACGTGAGGTCTGGGAACGACTGCAGGCCCGCTGA
- a CDS encoding tetratricopeptide repeat protein — MTERTPETHVIDFRAAEQLLAARDPRGAVQLLDPVIAAHPENTAARLLRARAFFLAAQLRSAETEFQVVLEREPDNAFAHFALGRTLQRAARPDEAMRHFRLAAALDPRPDFIEAARFPLAPGDLGE; from the coding sequence GTGACCGAGCGCACCCCCGAGACGCATGTCATCGACTTCCGCGCAGCCGAACAACTGCTGGCCGCGCGCGACCCGAGGGGCGCGGTGCAGCTACTGGACCCGGTCATCGCCGCCCACCCGGAGAACACCGCGGCCCGGCTGCTCCGGGCCCGCGCCTTCTTCCTGGCCGCCCAACTGCGGTCTGCTGAAACGGAATTCCAGGTCGTACTGGAACGCGAGCCCGACAACGCCTTCGCTCACTTCGCCCTGGGCCGCACCCTCCAGCGCGCCGCCCGTCCGGACGAGGCGATGCGTCACTTCCGCCTGGCCGCGGCACTGGACCCCCGCCCGGACTTCATCGAAGCAGCACGGTTCCCACTGGCACCGGGCGACTTGGGGGAGTGA
- a CDS encoding UvrD-helicase domain-containing protein has protein sequence MAAADAFHAGSHLVIQAGAGTGKTTTLTMLARSTRRPGRYLAFNKAIAQDAARRFPANVTCNTPHSLAYAAVGHRFRRRMSAPRQAAWRTGAALGIDAGFRLRIGTRTVTGRALSYTVLGTVTSFCRSADPALTAAHVPRLRGAESDVLHDQLAQAALPYARKAWADLQNPDRGTVRFEHDHYLKMWALSAPVIETDVLLLDEAQDTNPVIEQVFSAQRAHAQLVLVGDSAQAIYGWRGARDVMTGFRGRQLTLSRSFRFGPALAAEANRWLAIVDAPVRLTGSPLLDTELGPVPRPDAVLCRSNAGAMAEVIRLLSDGRRVALAGGGESLTALARAAHELQSGNRTTHPELMLFESWEELREYATADPSGRDLLPLVELLDEHSAENVLRALRCLSSEETAEITVSTAHRAKGREWPSVRIAADFTEPDELEETGEDGEPLPGPVDLSEARLAYVAVTRARKRLDLGGLAWINSHPAGDARIIADHLRPHNGQ, from the coding sequence CTGGCCGCCGCCGACGCCTTTCACGCGGGCAGCCATCTCGTGATCCAGGCCGGAGCCGGCACAGGCAAGACGACAACACTGACCATGCTGGCCCGCAGCACCCGCCGTCCCGGCCGCTACCTCGCCTTCAACAAGGCCATCGCCCAGGACGCGGCCCGGCGCTTCCCCGCAAACGTGACATGCAATACGCCGCACTCTTTGGCATACGCGGCCGTCGGCCACCGATTTCGCCGACGGATGAGCGCACCTCGCCAGGCAGCCTGGCGGACGGGGGCCGCCCTGGGCATCGACGCGGGCTTCCGGCTCCGCATCGGCACACGGACAGTGACCGGCAGAGCGCTCTCGTACACCGTCCTGGGCACCGTCACCAGTTTCTGTCGCTCCGCCGATCCAGCGCTGACCGCTGCCCACGTCCCTCGCCTGCGCGGTGCCGAATCGGACGTGCTGCACGACCAGCTCGCCCAGGCCGCCCTCCCATACGCCCGCAAGGCGTGGGCCGATCTCCAGAACCCCGACCGCGGCACCGTCCGCTTCGAGCACGATCACTACCTCAAGATGTGGGCACTGAGCGCCCCGGTCATCGAGACCGACGTCCTGCTCCTGGACGAGGCCCAGGACACCAACCCCGTGATCGAGCAGGTCTTCAGTGCCCAGCGCGCCCACGCGCAGCTCGTGCTCGTCGGTGACTCCGCACAGGCCATCTACGGCTGGCGGGGCGCACGCGATGTGATGACCGGCTTCCGCGGCAGACAGCTCACGCTCTCCCGCTCGTTCCGGTTCGGGCCCGCGCTCGCGGCAGAAGCGAACCGCTGGCTGGCGATCGTCGACGCCCCTGTCCGACTGACCGGCTCGCCGCTGCTCGACACCGAACTGGGCCCGGTCCCCCGTCCTGATGCCGTGCTCTGCCGCTCCAACGCCGGAGCGATGGCAGAGGTCATAAGACTGCTGTCGGACGGACGCAGAGTCGCACTGGCAGGCGGCGGTGAGTCGCTGACGGCGCTGGCCCGGGCTGCGCACGAACTCCAGAGCGGCAACCGCACGACCCACCCTGAGCTAATGCTGTTCGAGTCCTGGGAAGAGCTGCGGGAGTACGCCACCGCCGATCCGTCGGGGCGGGATCTGCTGCCACTCGTCGAACTGCTCGACGAGCACAGCGCGGAGAACGTCCTCCGTGCGCTGCGCTGCCTGTCGAGTGAGGAGACAGCCGAGATCACGGTGTCCACCGCCCATCGCGCGAAGGGCCGCGAGTGGCCGAGCGTGCGTATCGCTGCGGATTTCACGGAGCCGGACGAGCTGGAGGAGACCGGCGAGGACGGCGAACCACTCCCCGGCCCCGTCGACCTCTCCGAAGCACGGCTGGCGTACGTGGCGGTCACCCGGGCACGGAAGCGGCTCGACCTCGGCGGACTGGCCTGGATCAACAGCCACCCGGCCGGCGACGCCAGGATCATCGCCGACCACCTTCGACCACACAACGGACAGTAG
- a CDS encoding cupin domain-containing protein — protein MTATDLDPGSFVVNIPGVPDAELEPEPLEPDQIVSGDPVVTGKVYWESPDGKQIRGIWQITPGVVTDVEANELFVVVSGRATIEVEGGSVLEVGPGDACFLREGDRTRWTVHETLRKAYHISS, from the coding sequence ATGACTGCTACCGATCTTGACCCCGGCTCGTTCGTCGTCAACATACCTGGCGTCCCGGACGCCGAACTGGAGCCCGAGCCGCTGGAACCGGACCAGATCGTCTCCGGCGACCCGGTCGTCACCGGCAAGGTGTACTGGGAGTCTCCGGACGGCAAGCAGATCCGCGGCATCTGGCAGATCACGCCGGGCGTCGTCACGGATGTCGAGGCCAACGAACTCTTCGTGGTCGTGTCCGGCCGCGCCACCATCGAGGTCGAGGGCGGTTCGGTCCTCGAGGTGGGCCCTGGCGACGCATGCTTTCTGCGCGAGGGCGACCGGACCCGGTGGACGGTGCACGAGACGCTTCGGAAGGCTTACCACATCAGTTCGTAG